A window of Acetonema longum DSM 6540 genomic DNA:
TGCCTTTCCACCAGCGCCTGCAGCGCCAGCACGTACCCGTCAAACCCCAGTCCCATAATCTGGCCGATGCAGGCGGCGGCGGTCACGGATCGGTGACGGAACTCCTCCCTGGCATGGGTGTTGGAGATATGCACCTCGATCGCCGGCACCGGAACGGCCTTAAGCGCATCATAGATCGCAATGCTGTAATGGGTGTAGGCGGCCGGATTGATCACTATGCCGTCGTATTTCCCAAAGGCATCTTGGATGGCGTCGATAATTTCGCCCTCGCAGTTGGACTGGAAGCAGTCCACGGCGGCGCCCAGCCTTTGACCTGCCGCTTCGACCAGAGCAGTCAGTTCGGTATAATTTTTTGCTCCGTAGATTCCCGGCTCACGAATCCCCAAAAAATTGATGTTCGGTCCGTTAATGACCAGAA
This region includes:
- the aroQ gene encoding type II 3-dehydroquinate dehydratase; translated protein: MVINGPNINFLGIREPGIYGAKNYTELTALVEAAGQRLGAAVDCFQSNCEGEIIDAIQDAFGKYDGIVINPAAYTHYSIAIYDALKAVPVPAIEVHISNTHAREEFRHRSVTAAACIGQIMGLGFDGYVLALQALVER